In one window of Megalopta genalis isolate 19385.01 chromosome 8, iyMegGena1_principal, whole genome shotgun sequence DNA:
- the fs(1)N gene encoding female sterile (1) Nasrat encodes MPRECHGTTFRVSFHCKCTMSSSTISRSIVLLIVLSAGATTCSDLDETIENLHELLGTKSQQVRRDSEDVSSSIWFEYEYNTGAGNRQEVSVKDVSVHEDPKLPENGAARQYLDANGVGFLIHAERSFLSFYEFDPDNAVAGDPVNLTVAGEILAYKAFASHGFQSANITEVDVVAVLCVRSLEGTSLQWHRLLADRTFDNFWLWPVQKDIKHVERIRRKNRNELLLLGHETIQSGIQYSPIYVYGFSIDFSTRSFDFWVSLVKLEPKVFDIRVCPIYETAFLALQGHSGLTLYEYKDNAIGSIFQQPLTIESHDLRNFVCFESGYLAFLAVSGPEAGLLNFFEDDFQDNTEFDADFNTSEILWIKDIRLDTYRDESLLLLQLENSTVIALGWQGLNFKRTPLPHNVLDQFNLSLVTVIPKFGFVLGNKFVKFHTEMKDLKHPSQYTAERLLSLQYLLNDILSHQEMILNETEARLEKSYLKNPVITGFWNISVARATNATVFDNDSVTLGSANLSREDLSFNVTDYMEQLKELERKLNEIDSNLEQALNLNSAELDHNSDVEMFGTMNASGSLNVDELIVKFINDVDVQNDSPPENESVKQHAKVSTIKADNLTVYSLNGIPVTDIRFANSIHNYSGIDFSKIDRAVVEGDLFVETINGVHWGNLMKNVVWKNKDAVIPGDTVIEGSLSADSVELGTLNDLQYPYDYVLVDGNIATEVTGLKSFNHLRVGSLSGLKTINGIDIDDFILLQEDNVLNEEITFEDLIVEGPLKIDCNVTGQNVIEPKLLNETSEITSQVTFVNLTVLGNVIFEKVFLYKYPLRFDDLLLKTDVDAKITGTKTFHGNVEMRSNVTITSGLINGHPMDEFVTTDTEQEFPNLKNVSSLVTFGNVTYKFADRLENLLNESGNGSSCLEKIILFKSPIVVDQLSFDTVNNDVSFDEFTRKLNESFENIVFDRLNTGTLIAEEIAPKEINDVDFANFAERLAASRNITDYSIDNLECNRMDVKFINGMSIDEINDLMNRLSMYMKDLTNGNRSLDSLKVTGQINVNSINGVNLSDLYKNCKSKLIFKNNVTIENLTILGLLNNINFTERVMDTVLKTDNNITVDGHKTFATVHCRELQAISLNDHPLENIFDPYKDQLLTGPVIVNGNVTVLGKFHATGYIGDVKFEDLINRRKALGNNSYEYREKVNFSSNARIKNLVVNGTIQGTDFDTFLKTVIFKNEDNVVISGAKVFKNSVTFNDDFFVHDKLNDIDLKSFWDNAVFIDRPFFIKSKIVFEDDIKVEKDLIVKTNLAAKTVMGIDINELKLGVLYRNRPHYIKETIELTDVIFQSNINVERLNDWDMKLLISLKSEQTIPVDRLRCLNVTVEKFELLGRINDENLKTVQETTFMKTGSQNITGHFNFTGQVRIRRNFNARLINGIDPTRTIPLNSNSTLTGNFLFEKPIILNRSLRVLNGYLNDIDLSRWEAAAVRTSHFLPQIVSGKWTVNGSVYFENGATGSNILNDTSLAKLADTLGKRRSEMDAWVKYANARLRDICQDLNNLMLSAKKQIYRFSVFDYLQHFDFENRIVSLHQFELDGLDYLIISYNTCRMQTYLFKEGKFESVANVTDFGFVHGWITFRDNENLYFLTSGTPVCGRNSTNLWKLENNEFKHVSSLGRKIDSRKVNRKALQKIISRKNEKRSSKIRKKDLEEALSSLERDNDVKIVLQDDQLLLTNSQRANKHDVDKMKNPEVLKFKAGIFEKEIFLYYSEDLSDDHIFICNDHGARKKILQTIKAYKPTSFTALNFEGNVETLLLFVENRMILQIYEYKGIQGFVHRDSVTLNIDKLYNFQIRKFAGLAKRHCLALVHENRLTILEAKMYGEKVDMGSLKCPGT; translated from the exons ATGCCACGAGAATGTCACGGCACGACTTTCCGCGTCAGTTTCCATTGTAAATGTACAATGTCCTCGTCGACTATCAGCCGTTCGATCGTGCTGCTGATCGTCCTTTCCGCGGGTGCGACAACGTGTTCCGATCTCGACGAGACGATAGAAAACTTGCACGAATTGTTGGGTACCAAATCTCAGCAGGTTCGGCGAGATTCCGAGGACGTCTCGTCGTCGATTTGGTTCGAGTACGAGTACAATACCGGCGCTGGGAACAGACAGG AAGTGTCGGTGAAAGACGTTTCCGTCCACGAGGACCCGAAGCTCCCCGAGAACGGCGCCGCCCGGCAATACTTGGATGCGAACGGCGTCGGTTTCTTGATACACGCCGAGAGATCGTTCCTTTCGTTCTATGAATTCGATCCGGACAACGCTGTCGCCGGTGATCCAGTGAACTTAACCGTCGCTGGCGAGATACTGGCGTACAAAGCGTTCGCTTCGCACGGCTTCCAATCGGCGAACATCACGGAAGTGGACGTGGTGGCCGTTTTGTGCGTGCGATCGCTCGAAGGAACTTCGCTGCAATGGCACAGGCTGCTCGCCGACAGGACCTTCGACAATTTCTGGCTGTGGCCTGTCCAGAAGGATATCAAGCACGTGGAGCGCATTCGACGGAAAAATCGGAACGAACTGCTGTTGCTGGGCCACGAGACAATCCAATCCGGGATACAATACTCGCCCATCTACGTTTACGGTTTCAGCATTGACTTCTCCACGAGGTCTTTCGACTTCTG GGTTAGTCTGGTGAAATTGGAACCAAAAGTGTTCGACATTCGAGTCTGCCCGATCTACGAAACCGCCTTCCTCGCTCTTCAAGGCCACAGCGGGCTCACCCTGTACGAGTACAAGGACAACGCGATCGGCAGCATTTTTCAGCAACCGCTAACGATCGAGTCGCACGATTTGAGAAACTTCGTGTGCTTCGAGAGTGGGTATCTGGCATTTCTGGCTGTGTCCGGGCCGGAAGCTGGCCTCTTGAACTTCTTCGAGGACGATTTTCAGGACAACACGGAGTTCGACGCTGATTTTA ACACTTCAGAAATATTATGGATCAAAGACATCAGACTGGACACTTACAGAGACGAGTCACTGTTGCTTCTTCAACTTGAAAACTCGACTGTCATTGCTTTAGGCTGGCAAGGTTTAAATTTCAAGAGGACACCGTTACCGCACAACGTTCTCGATCAATTCAACCTGTCGTTAGTCACTGTCATCCCAAAATTCGGATTCGTTCTCGGGAATAAGTTCGTGAAGTTTCACACGGAGATGAAAGACCTGAAACATCCATCTCAATACACCGCGGAGAGATTGTTGAGTcttcaatatttattaaat gACATTCTGAGTCACCAGGAGATGATTTTAAACGAAACGGAAGCGCGTCTCgagaaaagttacttgaaaaatCCTGTGATCACTGGATTTTGGAACATCAGTGTAGCGCGTGCAACGAACGCAACCGTATTCGACAATGATTCCGTCACGTTGGGATCCGCAAATCTGTCCAGGGAAGATTTAAGTTTCAACGTGACCGATTACATGGAACAGCTGAAGGAACTGGAACGGAAGCTTAATGAAATCGATTCGAATTTAGAGCAGGCCCTAAATTTGAATTCGGCCGAATTAGATCACAATTCGGACGTCGAAATGTTCGGAACTATGAACGCTTCCGGTAGCTTGAACGTGGACGAGCTAATTGTAAAGTTCATTAACGACGTCGACGTGCAGAACGATTCTCCGCCCGAGAATGAAAGTGTTAAACAGCACGCGAAAGTTTCCACTATAAAAGCCGACAATCTCACTGTCTATTCGTTAAATGGTATCCCGGTGACAGATATTCGCTTTGCAAATTCGATACACAATTATAGCGGCATTGACTTCTCGAAGATAGATCGAGCCGTGGTGGAGGGAGACCTCTTCGTCGAGACGATCAACGGCGTTCATTGGGGGAACCTCATGAAAAACGTCGTGTGGAAGAATAAGGATGCGGTCATCCCTGGCGACACCGTCATCGAAGGG TCGCTGAGCGCAGACAGCGTAGAATTGGGCACGCTGAACGATCTCCAATATCCGTACGACTACGTTTTAGTGGACGGAAACATTGCAACGGAAGTGACCGGCCTAAAATCATTTAATCATCTGAGAGTAGGTAGCTTGAGCGGCCTCAAAACTATAAACGGTATAGACATCGACGATTTCATACTTCTGCAGGAAGACAATGTGCTGAACGAAGAAATCACATTCGAGGATCTGATCGTAGAAGGCCCTCTTAAG ATTGACTGCAATGTAACAGGGCAGAACGTAATCGAACCGAAGCTCTTGAACGAGACCTCTGAGATCACGTCTCAGGTCACGTTTGTCAACCTGACTGTACTCGGAAATGTGATCTTTGAAAAGGTATTTTTATACAAGTATCCTTTGAGGTTCGACGATCTGCTATTGAAAACTGACGTGGACGCTAAAATAACTGGCACCAAAACGTTCCATGGTAACGTCGAGATGAGATCCAATGTAACGATCACGTCCGGATTAATTAACGGACACCCGATGGATGAATTCGTGACCACGGACACGGAGCAAGAATTTCCTA ATTTGAAGAACGTATCGTCGCTGGTCACGTTTGGAAATGTAACTTATAAATTCGCGGACAGATTAGAAAATCTGCTGAACGAAAGTGGAAACGGCAGCAGCTGCCTCGAAAAGATAATTCTCTTCAAGTCTCCCATAGTCGTGGACCAATTGTCCTTTGACACAGTGAACAATGACGTTTCGTTTGACGAATTTACGAGAAAATTGAACGAATCGTTCGAGAATATAGTTTTCGATCGTCTCAATACCGGAACTCTGATAGCAGAAGAGATTGCGCCTAAAGAGATCAACGACGTCGACTTTGCAAATTTCGCGGAGCGTCTGGCGGCGTCCCGTAATATAACCGATTACTCGATCGACAATCTGGAATGTAATCGCATGGACGTGAAATTCATCAACGGAATGTCGATAGACGAAATAAATGATCTGATGAATCGTCTGAGCATGTACATGAAAGATCTTACTAATGGAAACAGGAGTCTCGACTCTCTTAAGGTGACAGGACAGATCAACGTTAACTCGATCAATGGTGTGAACTTGTCGGATTTATATAAAAACTGTAAGAGTAAATTGATTTTCAAAAACAACGTTACGATCGAAAATCTAACGATCCTCGGATTACTGAACAACATCAACTTCACGGAACGTGTCATGGATACGGTGTTGAAGACGGACAACAATATTACAGTCGACGGGCACAAAACATTCGCCACCGTGCACTGTCGTGAATTGCAGGCGATCTCTTTGAACGATCATCCCCTGGAGAATATTTTCGATCCTTATAAAGATCAGTTGTTGACCGGGCCAGTCATTGTGAATG GAAACGTGACAGTCCTCGGAAAATTCCATGCAACCGGATACATAGGCGACGTAAAATTCGAGGACCTAATCAACAGGCGCAAGGCTCTCGGTAACAATAGCTACGAATATCGCGAGAAAGTTAATTTTTCGAGTAACGCGAGGATTAAGAACCTCGTTGTAAACGGGACAATCCAAGGCACAGATTTCGACACTTTCTTAAAGACGGTCATTTTTAAAAACGAGGACAACGTTGTCATTTCTGGCGCGAAAGTATTCAAGAACTCTGTCACCTTCAACGACGACTTCTTCGTGCACGATAAATTGAACGACATAGACTTGAAGAGTTTCTGGGACAACGCTGTCTTCATCGATAGACCATTTTTCATCAAATCGAAGATCGTCTTCGAAGATGATATCAAAGTTGAGAAAGACTTAATCGTTAAAACAAACTTGGCAGCAAAGACCGTCATGGGGATCGATATAAATGAACTGAAACTCGGCGTTTTGTACAGAAACAGACCCCATTACATTAAAG AAACCATTGAACTCACCGACGTCATCTTCCAGTCAAATATCAATGTAGAAAGGCTCAACGATTGGGACATGAAGTTGTTGATATCACTGAAATCAGAACAAACTATACCGGTGGATCGTCTTCGCTGTCTGAACGTCACCGTCGAGAAATTCGAACTTTTGGGAAGGATCAACGACGAGAACCTGAAAACTGTGCAAGAGACGACGTTCATG AAAACTGGCAGTCAGAATATCACGGGACACTTCAACTTCACAGGGCAGGTTCGCATCCGCCGTAATTTCAACGCGCGTCTGATCAATGGAATCGATCCGACTCGAACCATTCCTTTAAATTCAAATAGTACACTGACAG GGAACTTTTTGTTTGAGAAGCCTATCATTCTGAACCGATCTCTCCGCGTATTGAACGGCTACTTGAATGATATAGATCTTTCTCGATGGGAAGCTGCAGCTGTAAGAACTAGTCATTTCTTGCCGCAAATTGTTTCTGGAAAGTGGACAGTAAATGGTAGCGTATATTTCGAGAATGGTGCTACAGGAAGCAATATTTTAAATGACACCAGTCTCGCCAAGCTGGCGGATACTTTGGGAAAGAGACGTTCAGAGATGGATGCGTGGGTCAAGTATGCCAAT GCGAGGCTCAGAGACATATGTCAAGACTTAAATAACCTGATGCTGTCAGCCAAGAAACAAATATATAGGTTCAGCGTGTTCGACTACCTGCAGCACTTCGATTTCGAGAATCGCATTGTCAGCCTGCACCAGTTCGAGCTAGATGGCTTGGACTACCTGATAATAAGCTACAATACATGCCGCATGCAGACATACTTGTTCAAGGAAGGAAAATTCGAGTCTGTCGCCAACGTGACCGATTTCGGGTTCGTTCACGGATGGATCACGTTTAGAGACAACGAAAATCTTTATTTCCTTACTTCAGGGACACCGGTTTGTGGCAGGAACTCCACGAATTTGTGGAAACTCGAGAACAACGAGTTCAAG CATGTTTCGAGCCTGGGTCGTAAGATAGACAGCAGGAAGGTGAACCGAAAAGCTCTCCAGAAGATAATCAGTCGGAAAAATGAGAAACGATCTTCAAAAATAAGGAAGAAGGATCTGGAGGAGGCTCTGTCGTCCCTAGAACGTGATAATGACGTGAAAATAGTCTTACAAGATGATCAGCTGTTGTTGACCAACAGCCAAAGGGCTAACAAGCACGATGTTGACAAAATGAAGAATCCCGAGGTTCTGAAATTTAAGGCGGGAATATTCGAGAAAGAGATATTTTTGTATTACAGCGAAGATCTTAGCGATGATCATATATTC attTGCAACGACCATGGAGCACGCAAAAAGATCTTGCAAACCATAAAAGCTTACAAGCCGACGTCGTTCACGGCTCTGAATTTCGAGGGAAACGTTGAGACGCTTTTACTCTTCGTTGAAAACAGGATGATACTTCAAATCTACGAGTACAAAG GAATACAAGGCTTCGTACACAGGGACAGCGTTACATTGAACATCGATAAGTTATACAATTTCCAAATCCGAAAGTTCGCTGGTCTAGCGAAGCGACACTGTCTCGCTTTGGTCCACGAGAATCGATTGACGATCTTGGAGGCAAAAATGTACGGAGAGAAAGTTGACATGGGATCGTTGAAGTGTCCAGGAACATGA